A section of the Oryza sativa Japonica Group chromosome 1, ASM3414082v1 genome encodes:
- the LOC4327771 gene encoding RING-H2 finger protein ATL79, producing MTMRRTGGVGCRNAKGADADATAAGEECGEVGGEAHEDGAREEDAAVSFGIGSLGPVAMSDRGTSSSVSGDTDADSVPTADAAAPLWAPHGRALTGCLVVVNVALVLLVYLYFWRVFSRKRAAAAASARSDDDDDDDEASSSASAPPPAAAAVSVRTRDDVLASLPVFVVRSSGGEKAEAEAECAVCIAELRDGDECRALPRCGHRFHASCVDGWLRLHTTCPLCRASVVALAAAPERKGGVADTTAAAEDVDARV from the exons ATGACGATGCGCCGCACCGGCGGCGTCGGGTGCAGGAACGCCAAGggagccgacgccgacgccacaGCGGCCGGCGAGGAGTGTGGCGAAGTTGGGGGCGAGGCCCATGAGGACGGAGCCCGCGAGGAAGATGCAG ctGTTAGCTTTGGAATTGGAAGTTTGGGACCTGTCGCCATGTCAGATCGGGGAACGAGCTCGAGCGTCTCCGGTGACACGGACGCGGACTCCGTgcccaccgccgacgccgccgccccgctctgGGCGCCGCACGGCCGCGCGCTCACGGGCtgcctcgtcgtcgtcaacgTCGCGCTCGTCCTCCTCGTCTACCTCTACTTCTGGAGGGTGTTCTCGCGcaagcgcgccgccgctgcagcctccgcgcgcagcgacgacgacgacgacgacgacgaggcgtcgTCCTCCGCCTCGGCTCCGcccccggccgcggcggccgtctCTGTGAGGACCCGGGACGACGTGCTGGCGTCGCTGCCCGTGTTCGTCGTGCGCTCGTCCGGCGgggagaaggcggaggcggaggcggagtgcgcgGTGTGCATCGCGGAGCTGAGGGACGGCGACGAGTGCCGCGCGCTGCCGCGGTGCGGGCACCGGTTCCACGCGTCGTGCGTCGACGGGTGGCTGCGGCTGCACACCACCTGCCCGCTCTGCCGTGCCAgcgtcgtcgccctcgccgccgccccggagCGCAAAGGTGGCGTGGCGGacacgacggcggccgcggaggATGTGGATGCGCGTGTCTAG
- the LOC107277552 gene encoding RING-H2 finger protein ATL64 — protein MGAGEHKNPGAQEPPLPCGGEVPRHESFHKHLPIPAAGVGGGQVDNPSSYQIAGRVLLAVSGAFSGVLLALVVLHLCNRGRRGGGHSGDSRTTRRRERRLLRSLAIGAGDDDRDGGPAPSPRGLDPAVLRALPVVVVAAAGAAPGDCAVCLAEFEAGDKARALPRCGHRFHVECIDAWFRENSTCPLCRADVEAPYDADGAQPEVRIDIAGDAPSVAAKGSAPAMGRLPSGTDLEKTRRVFASTRSASF, from the coding sequence ATGGGCGCTGGCGAACACAAAAACCCAGGAGCCCAGGAGCCGCCGCTCCcctgcggcggcgaggtcccgCGCCATGAATCTTTCCACAAACACCTCCCGAttccggccgccggcgtcggcggcgggcaggTGGACAACCCGTCGAGCTACCAGATCGCCGGGAGGGTCCTGCTCGCCGTGTCGGGGGCGTTCTCGGGGGTCCTCCTGGCGCTCGTCGTGCTGCACCTCTGCAACAGAGGCCGCCGCGGTGGGGGGCACTCCGGCGACAGCCGCACCACACGCCGCCGGGAACGCCGCCTGCTCCGGAGCCTGGCcatcggcgccggcgacgacgaccgggacggcggccccgcgccgtcgccgcgcgggCTCGACCCCGCGGTGCTCCGCGcgctccccgtcgtcgtcgtcgccgccgcgggcgctgCGCCCGGGGACTGCGCGGTCTGCCTCGCCGAGTTCGAGGCCGGCGACAAGGCCCGCGCGCTGCCGCGGTGCGGGCACCGGTTCCACGTGGAGTGCATCGACGCGTGGTTCCGGGAGAACTCCACGTGCCCGCTCTgccgcgccgacgtcgaggCGCCGTACGACGCCGACGGCGCGCAGCCGGAGGTGAGGATCGATATAGCCGGGGACGCCCCGTCTGTGGCGGCGAAGGGCAGCGCACCGGCGATGGGGAGGCTGCCGAGCGGGACGGATCTCGAGAAGACGAGGCGGGTCTTCGCTTCGACCCGATCCGCTTCCTTCTGA
- the LOC4327280 gene encoding cytosolic sulfotransferase 5, translating to MASPPSLLPSAGEDDESQREVYEQLRQLVSTYPTVPSGLDTPYYRHPDGWYTFLPAMVSVMVAQRHFTARDTDIIIATFPKCGTTWLKALLFATVHRDGGGAGGVEDDAALAQLRARNPHQLVPFLEIQVYVRDRAPDLSSLPAPRLLATHIPRPSLPASVAISGCKVVYMCRDPKDCLVSLWHFLDAQRPEPRGDVGEDFRLFCDGVSLVGPYWDHVLAYWRWHVERPGQVLFMTYEELSGDTLGQLRRLAEFVGRPFTGEERAARVDEAIVKACSFESLAGAEVNRSGTIELMEEPMRNAEFFRRGVVGGWPNYLSPEMATRIDEITESKFRGSGLVLPTMMTM from the coding sequence ATGgcatcgccaccctcgctgCTGCCCagcgccggcgaggacgacgaatcCCAGCGAGAAGTTTACGAGCAGCTCCGCCAGCTCGTGTCGACCTACCCGACCGTGCCGAGCGGCCTCGACACCCCGTACTACCGCCACCCCGACGGCTGGTACACGTTCTTGCCGGCGATGGTCAGCGTCATGGTGGCGCAGCGCCACTTCACCGCCCGCGACACCGACATCATCATCGCCACCTTCCCCAAGTGTGGCACCACCTGGCTCAAGGCGCTCCTCTTCGCGACCGTccaccgcgacggcggcggcgccggcggcgtggaggacgacgcggcgctcGCGCAGCTCAGGGCGCGGAACCCGCACCAGCTCGTCCCGTTCCTCGAGATCCAGGTGTACGTGCGCGACAGGGCGCCCGACCTGAGCTCCCTCCCGGCGCCACGGCTCCTCGCGACGCACATCCCGCGCCCGTCCCTGCCGGCCTCCGTCGCCATCTCCGGCTGCAAGGTGGTGTACATGTGCCGCGACCCCAAGGACTGCCTCGTGTCGCTGTGGCACTTCCTGGACGCGCAGCGGCCGGAGCCacgcggcgacgtcggcgaggaCTTCCGCCTCTTCTGCGACGGCGTGTCGCTGGTCGGGCCGTACTGGGACCACGTGCTGGCTTACTGGCGGTGGCACGTCGAGCGGCCGGGGCAGGTGCTGTTCATGACGTACGAGGAGCTGAGCGGCGACACGCTGGGGCAGCTGCGCCGCCTCGCGGAGTTCGTCGGCCGGCCGTTCACCGGCGAGGAGCGGGCGGCCCGGGTGGACGAGGCGATCGTGAAGGCGTGCAGCTTCGAGAGCCTAGCGGGCGCGGAGGTGAACAGGTCAGGGACGATTGAGCTGATGGAGGAGCCGATGCGGAACGCCGAGTTCTTCCGGCGAGGCGTCGTCGGGGGCTGGCCGAACTACCTGTCGCCGGAGATGGCCACAAGGATCGACGAGATTACCGAGAGCAAGTTCAGAGGCTCTGGACTGGTGTTGCCCACGATGATGACCATGTAA
- the LOC4327772 gene encoding dual specificity protein phosphatase PHS1, translating to MEQREARQEEEEEEERDAPAVPPGENDEERDRNLSSRVVSLLFGGDISAQTFEKWVSLVRKRSGAFRPSGFPRRNSRIEVMPSGSFSLFSAADLSEQVVTAELIGKEDIPLTSSQPTEISLWERLGNASALDIESPDFSWNMLSSLHHTEHSSSSDHSEDEMCKPLEVTVNSGGVVFFALFNSSSNVLPKEAAAVIKFSSSKMSTQAERLGYEFARLLGVQTPQARVVHNSSLEWQDIRKAAENARSVAVSNSDEVGEMTCSELLEALELSRCLLLMSYIHGSPLLESSKAFSPREAACVTASSLGRVLMLDLILRNEDRLPCRQLGWRGNPANLMISDRPSAPSVDRLDDSKCTTESSIPTITQLVQSDKRTHTANATINSPELVSMSPKPDALKSVRGNADSLDGPVHIVAIDTGVPRRPPAGRRVKDHERYPKVVQLMLNNSDYSSNILYEISGGKLGTPGPDEAIAFTDSCCSISDEDNTAAIHEFRGAFRAALRDLEGFHLFLLQLYQKLDGVLRVFLSIVTKGSEESDNNDATVPDFPSPGANYSTPCAPSKQQNSELHGDSEILKSTTKPSSAGSRGSSDSVSPLSRESWSNKYFKGSAEGPRSLRMTMKLRDFYKTPKVDPELVKEIEQWNEALKSDVIKFCEENNFHSGFFDGNENNMVADAYELKVRLEHIIERIALVSDAANTERPSLVINNLFIGGALAARSMYTLQHLGITHILCLCSNEIGQSDSQFPDLFEYKNFSISDDDDANISDLFEEASDYFDHVDHVGGKVLVHCFEGKSRSATIVLAYLMLRKGLTLAKAWNLLKKVHRRAQPNDGFAKALLALDRKLHGKVSMDWQHKRPEMKVCPICSKNVGLSTSSLKLHLQKAHKRLSAGSVDSAMTLEIQKSIQSLRISRGGSLSPSQKLTKAFADELSF from the exons ATGGAACAGCGGGAGGCGcggcaagaggaggaggaggaggaggagcgcgacgCGCCGGCGGTTcctcccggg GAAAACGACGAGGAAAGAGATCGAAACCTATCCTCTCGT GTGGTTTCTTTGTTATTTGGTGGTGATATCTCAGCGCAGACATTCGAGAAATGGGTATCATTGGTACGTAAACGAAGTGGGGCATTCCGGCCATCAGGGTTCCCACGCCGGAATTCGAGGATTGAAGTCATGCCGAGTGGGAGTTTCTCACTTTTCAGTGCAGCAGACTTAAG TGAGCAAGTGGTTACAGCAGAGCTAATAGGCAAAGAAGATATACCATTGACAAGCAGTCAGCCTACAGAAATAAGTTTGTGGGAGAGACTTGGAAATGCTTCTGCACTAGATATTGAATCACCTGACTTTTCATGGAATATGCTGTCATCTCTGCACCATACAGAGCATAGTAGTAGTTCGGACCACTCTGAAGATGAAATGTGCAAACCTCTTGAG GTGACTGTGAACTCTGGTGGTGTAGTGTTCTTTGCTCTATTTAATTCTTCAAGTAATGTCTTACCAAAAGAAGCAGCTGCTGTTATAAAGTTCTCATCATCAAAGATGTCAACTCAGGCAGAACGGTTGGGTTATGAATTTGCTAGATTGCTTGGAGTTCAGACACCACAA GCTAGAGTGGTACACAATTCTAGCCTAGAGTGGCAGGATATTAGAAAGGCTGCAGAAAATGCACGATCAGTAGCAGTTTCAAATAGTGATGAGGTTGGTGAGATGACATGCTCAGAATTGTTGGAAGCTCTTGAGCTAAGCCGTTGTCTTCTTCTAATGAG TTATATTCATGGATCTCCCCTTCTTGAGAGTTCAAAGGCATTTAGTCCACGGGAAGCTGCTTGCGTTACTGCTTCATCATTGGGTAGGGTCTTGATGCTAGATCTGATACTCAGAAATGAGGACAGACTCCCATGCCGTCAGCTTGGTTGGCGTGGCAATCCTGCAAACCTGATGATTTCCGATAGACCTTCTGCACCCAGTGTGGACAGATTGGATGATTCCAAGTGCACTACAGAAAGTTCTATTCCAACGATTACTCAATTGGTGCAGAGTGACAAGCGGACTCACACTGCAAATGCAACCATAAATTCTCCAGAATTGGTGTCCATGTCACCAAAACCAGATGCATTGAAAAGTGTAAGAGGAAATGCTGATAGTTTGGATGGCCCTGTCCACATTGTAGCAATCGACACTGGAGTGCCACGTCGCCCCCCTGCAGGGAGACGGGTGAAAGATCATGAGCGTTATCCCAAAGTTGTGCAGCTTATGTTGAATAATTCAGATTACTCCTCGAATATATTGTATGAGATTTCTGGTGGTAAGCTAGGGACTCCAGGACCTGATGAAGCAATCGCTTTCACTGATTCTTGTTGTTCCATTTCTGATGAAGACAATACTGCTGCGATTCATGAATTCCGAGGGGCATTTCGTGCAGCTCTGAGGGATCTTGAGGGGTTCCATCTATTTCTTCTCCAGCTATACCAAAAACTAGATGGTGTTTTGCGAGTTTTCTTGTCCATAGTTACTAAAGGCTCTGAAGAATCCGACAACAATGATGCTACAGTTCCTGATTTTCCATCACCCGGTGCTAACTACAGTACTCCTTGCGCTCCTAGTAAGCAGCAGAATAGTGAATTGCACGGTGATTCTGAAATACTGAAATCAACGACAAAGCCTTCTTCTGCGGGATCCCGTGGAAGCTCAGACTCAGTATCTCCTCTGTCCAGGGAGAGTTGGAGTAATAAGTATTTCAAAGGGAGTGCAGAGGGTCCCCGAAGTTTAAGAATGACAATGAAGCTCCGTGATTTTTACAAGACTCCGAAG GTTGATCCTGAATTAGTCAAAGAAATAGAACAATGGAATGAGGCGCTTAAGTCTGATGTGATCAAATTTTGCGAGGAGAACAATTTTCATTCTGGATTTTTTGATGGCAATGAGAATAACATGGTAGCTGATGCATATGAATTGAAG GTGCGTCTAGAACACATCATTGAAAGGATAGCCTTGGTCTCTGACGCTGCAAATACCGAGCGACCTTCTCTTGTTATCAACAACTTGTTCATAGGTGGGGCTCTGGCTGCAAGATCTATGTACACCCTTCAGCATCTGGGCATTACCCATATACTATGTTTGTGTTCAAATGAGATTGGTCAATCTGATTCCCAATTTCCCGATCTTTTTGAATACAAGAACTTTTCA AttagtgatgatgatgatgcaaaTATCAGTGATCTTTTTGAAGAAGCCTCAGATTACTTCGATCATGTAGATCATGTTGGAGGCAAGGTTCTTGTTCATTGCTTTGAAGGAAAAAGTCGGAGTGCCACAATTGTGCTTGCCTACCTGATGCTCAGAAA GGGCCTCACTCTTGCGAAAGCTTGGAACTTACTGAAGAAAGTGCATCGTCGGGCACAACCGAATGACGGTTTCGCAAAGGCTCTGCTAGCGCTTGACAGGAAGCTGCATGGAAAGGTGTCTATGGATTGGCAGCACAAGCGACCTGAGATGAAGGTGTGCCCAATCTGCAGCAAGAACGTCGGACTGAGCACGAGCTCACTCAAACTGCATCTGCAGAAGGCTCACAAGCGGCTATCTGCAGGTAGTGTGGACAGCGCCATGACCTTGGAGATTCAGAAGTCGATCCAGTCGCTCCGGATCAGCCGCGGTGGGAGCCTGAGCCCTTCTCAGAAGCTTACCAAGGCGTTCGCTGATGAGCTCAGCTTCTGA